A single genomic interval of Spinacia oleracea cultivar Varoflay chromosome 6, BTI_SOV_V1, whole genome shotgun sequence harbors:
- the LOC110795574 gene encoding uncharacterized protein — protein MFPLAWAVCEVESTDTWSWFLELLATNLGTSEGAGYTFMSDQQKGLLAAVSNVFPQAESRVCARHVYCNFRGVFGGGLEYRKQFWTIAKSNTVNHFNENIEVMRAISHEAAEDLLKRNYKKWCRAFYTPLSCCDSVDNNMSEVFNAYILSARHKPIITMLEDIREGLMERLHKKRDFIGKKEIMLCPRIQIQLEKHKIWARGWNAYWDGGFCYGVSEIPCKHATVAIWNKVDHPEQYVNAYFCKQTYMKAYEFLLEPLNGPQEWPTSDSIVVAPKVKKVNGRPKTKRRYGVGEVTASGKLKRTGCSMKCSLCGVIGHNKRGCKNAPKQQQHSNNHATAEQTTP, from the exons ATGTTCCCTTTGGCTTGGGCTGTTTGTGAGGTTGAGAGCACTGACACATGGAGTTGGTTTCTAGAACTTCTAGCTACTAATTTAGGCACTAGTGAAGGAGCAGGGTACACATTCATGTCTGACCAACAAAAGGGTTTACTTGCTGCTGTGTCAAATGTGTTTCCACAAGCTGAAAGTAGGGTGTGTGCAAGGCATGTGTACTGTAACTTTAGgggagtgtttggaggtggtTTAGAGTACAGAAAACAATTCTGGACTATTGCAAAAAGCAACACAGTAAATCACTTCAATGAAAACATTGAAGTCATGAGGGCTATTTCACATGAAGCTGCTGAAGACCTACTGAAAAGGAACTACAAGAAATGGTGTAGGGCATTCTACACTCCATTATCTTGTTGTGACAGTGTAGACAACAACATGAGTGAGGTGTTTAATGCATACATCTTGAGTGCAAGGCACAAGCCTATTATTACCATGTTGGAAGATATCAGAGAGGGTTTGATGGAAAGACTGCATAAGAAAAGAGATTTCATTGGGAAAAAGGAGATAATGTTGTGTCCTAGGATCCAAATTCAGTTAGAGAAACACAAAATTTGGGCTAGGGGTTGGAATGCATACTGGGATGGTGGGTTTTGCTATGGA GTGAGTGAGATTCCATGCAAACATGCAACTGTTGCtatatggaataaagtagaccACCCAGAACAATATGTCAATGCATATTTCTGCAAACAGACCTACATGAAGGCATATGAATTTTTGTTAGAGCCTTTAAATGGTCCTCAAGAGTGGCCTACTTCTGATAGCATTGTTGTGGCTCCAAAGGTGAAAAAGGTCAATGGAAGACCTAAAACAAAGAGGAGATATGGTGTTGGAGAGGTAACTGCATCTGGTAAGCTGAAGAGAACAGGTTGTTCTATGAAATGCAGCTTATGTGGTGTGATAGGCCACAACAAAAGGGGTTGCAAGAATGCCcctaagcaacaacaacacagcaacaaTCATGCTACTGCAGAGCAGACCACACCATAG
- the LOC110795555 gene encoding two-component response regulator-like PRR95 produces MYTQNNNSYYEDSTDFINPNYPSSLSPLLVQSLAGDFNSINEAFILANANGNTSTGSACTSSSYIASPSSPLSCTSSHPPNTTTSTTLMQRSLSSHSLHRNGFHLPISPPTGLHDLDIGPVRRVFSTGDLDQGIRTLRHHHQHPVGSPLANESTSIIIEGMAKAVRYSPEEKKERIERYRSKRNQRNFNKKIQYACRKTLADSRPRIRGRFARNDEIEHPSNFPDLQWNQMTGEEDDEDEGQWIHLLNSISSNLVP; encoded by the exons ATGTATACTCAAAATAACAACTCTTATTATGAAGATTCCACTGATTTTATCAACCCAAATTATCCTTCCAGTTTATCACCTCTATTAGTCCAGTCTCTTGCAGGCGATTTCAACTCAATTAACGAAGCGTTCATCCTAGCAAATGCCAATGGGAATACAAGTACCGGGAGTGCGTGCACTAGTAGTAGCTACATAGCCTCACCAAGTTCACCTCTAAGCTGTACTAGTAGTCACCCACCAAATACTACTACTTCCACTACTTTGATGCAGCGCAGCCTCAGTAGTCACTCCCTTCATAGAAACGGGTTTCATCTGCCCATTTCACCCCCCACTGGACTTCATGACCTGGATATCGGCCCAGTGAGACGGGTCTTTAGTACAGGTGATTTGGATCAG GGAATCAGAACATTACGCCACCACCATCAGCATCCGGTAGGAAGTCCATTGGCAAATGAAAGTACGAGCATTATTATTGAAGGTATGGCAAAGGCAGTTCGCTACAGTCCTGAAGagaaaaaagagagaattgAGAGATATCGTAGCAAGAGAAACCAGAGGAACTTCAACAAAAAAATTCAG TACGCATGCAGGAAGACATTAGCTGACAGCAGGCCAAGAATCAGGGGTCGATTTGCAAGGAATGATGAAATAGAACACCCGTCTAACTTCCCAGACTTACAATGGAATCAAATGACAGGtgaagaagacgatgaggaTGAAGGGCAGTGGATTCATCTCCTGAACTCCATTTCATCCAATTTGGTTCCTTAA